The following are encoded together in the Candidatus Palauibacter polyketidifaciens genome:
- a CDS encoding sodium-dependent transporter — translation MSQPRDNWSSNVGLVLAATGSAIGLGNLWKFPFITWENEGGAFVLVYLVCILAVGLPIMMAELLIGRRSQKSAVGALKEAAGPWWGVVGGWGVLAGFILLSYYTVIAGWSLYYFAQSLGWTFGGYPAGMAAGDLFNEQVGNAGLQLALSLSFSVATIAVVYFGVSKGIERIARIFLPILFGILLLLLVSALGMSGSGEAMRFIFRANFGELEMSGVLEALGHSFFTLSLGMGAMITYGSYISRKHSIVKASGAIVALDTLIALVATVIMFSVIFSVTGMSDQVSGSPVGMLFISLPELFYTAVPFGVVLGPLFYVLVALAALTSTISLLEVVSSYVIDEHRIPRHKATVLCGAAIFVFTIFAALSFTGTPFLATLEIFAGKVGWFSTVDHFVSNWMLPTGGFAITLAAGWFMTRKATEQELVDGTEPRWFHYGAWRFFIRWVAPIAVGAIIVAVILGRDFS, via the coding sequence ATGAGCCAACCCCGCGATAACTGGAGTTCGAACGTCGGCCTCGTGCTGGCCGCGACCGGCAGCGCGATCGGCCTCGGCAACCTGTGGAAATTCCCGTTCATCACATGGGAAAACGAAGGGGGCGCCTTCGTCCTCGTCTACCTGGTCTGCATCCTCGCCGTGGGCCTGCCCATCATGATGGCGGAACTGCTCATCGGGCGCAGGAGCCAGAAGAGCGCGGTCGGGGCGCTCAAGGAGGCGGCCGGGCCCTGGTGGGGCGTCGTCGGCGGCTGGGGCGTGCTCGCGGGGTTCATCCTCCTCAGCTACTACACCGTCATCGCGGGCTGGTCGCTGTACTACTTCGCCCAGTCCCTCGGCTGGACGTTCGGCGGCTATCCCGCCGGGATGGCGGCGGGCGACCTCTTCAACGAGCAGGTGGGGAACGCCGGCCTCCAGCTCGCGCTCTCCCTCAGCTTCAGCGTCGCCACGATCGCGGTCGTTTACTTCGGCGTGAGCAAGGGGATCGAACGGATCGCCCGCATCTTCCTCCCCATCCTGTTCGGAATCCTGCTCCTCCTCCTGGTGAGCGCGCTGGGGATGAGCGGGTCGGGGGAGGCGATGCGCTTCATCTTCCGCGCCAACTTCGGGGAACTGGAGATGAGCGGGGTTCTAGAGGCCCTGGGGCACTCCTTCTTCACCCTCTCCCTCGGGATGGGGGCGATGATCACCTACGGCTCCTACATCTCGCGCAAGCATTCGATCGTGAAGGCGTCGGGGGCGATCGTGGCGCTGGACACGCTGATCGCCCTCGTGGCGACGGTGATCATGTTCTCCGTCATCTTCTCGGTGACGGGGATGAGCGACCAGGTCAGCGGCTCACCGGTGGGGATGCTCTTCATCTCGCTGCCGGAGCTGTTCTACACCGCGGTGCCGTTCGGCGTCGTGCTGGGGCCGCTCTTCTACGTGCTCGTGGCGCTGGCGGCGCTGACTTCGACGATCTCGCTGCTCGAGGTCGTGTCGAGCTACGTCATCGATGAGCACCGCATCCCTCGACACAAGGCGACGGTCCTCTGCGGCGCGGCGATCTTCGTGTTCACGATCTTCGCGGCGCTCTCGTTCACGGGCACGCCGTTCCTGGCCACGCTGGAGATCTTCGCAGGCAAGGTGGGCTGGTTCTCGACCGTCGACCATTTCGTCTCCAACTGGATGCTGCCCACCGGCGGGTTCGCGATCACGCTCGCGGCGGGGTGGTTCATGACCCGGAAGGCGACGGAGCAGGAACTGGTGGACGGCACGGAGCCGCGCTGGTTCCACTACGGGGCGTGGCGCTTCTTCATCCGCTGGGTGGCGCCGATCGCGGTGGGCGCGATCATCGTCGCCGTCATCCTGGGCCGCGACTTCAGCTGA
- a CDS encoding calcineurin-like phosphoesterase C-terminal domain-containing protein, whose amino-acid sequence MLNRRTFLKTGALSAAALATRAESLLAAPCDPLPVARRTANRIRVRGMVRGEGRGLGRVSVSDGLQVVDSDADGRFELVTSADRDFVWVRVPAGYEIPLNPSGTARFYERIDPSASEMSVAFDLAPLGVSDERHTLLLLGDIQTQTEEEMGWFHERSVPDLQQTVRELGDTHVFGISDGDIMYDRLELYPEYERGVQRIGVPFFQVIGNHDLDMESRTDEASTDTFSRHFGPRYYSFDRGAVHYVVLDDVFWHGSGYLGYLDADALTWLAADLNRVEAGAPVIVATHIPALGSNHVRRGLTSPDPPGAIMNRDALYRLLEPFQAHILTGHTHELEHVFEAGTHEHVAGAICGAWWSGPICWDGAPNGYCVYEAAGEEISWRYKSTGFQAAHQMRIYAPGTDPSAPDEIVANVWDWDPEWTVRWFADGDPRGLMARRPGRDPLSVELHSGDDLPPHRPWVEPRITNHMFYAPVEPGVAEVRVEATDRFGRPYSEALRLP is encoded by the coding sequence ATGCTGAACCGGCGGACGTTCCTGAAGACCGGCGCCCTCTCCGCGGCCGCGCTGGCGACTCGTGCGGAGTCCCTCCTCGCGGCGCCCTGCGATCCTCTTCCCGTCGCTCGCCGGACCGCGAACCGGATTCGCGTGCGAGGGATGGTCCGGGGGGAAGGTCGCGGATTGGGCCGCGTGTCGGTCTCCGATGGACTCCAGGTCGTGGATTCCGACGCCGATGGCCGCTTCGAACTCGTGACCTCGGCGGACCGCGACTTCGTGTGGGTTCGGGTGCCGGCAGGATACGAGATCCCGCTGAACCCGTCCGGCACCGCGCGCTTCTACGAGCGCATCGATCCGTCCGCGAGCGAGATGTCCGTCGCCTTCGACCTCGCGCCGCTGGGCGTGTCGGATGAGCGGCACACGCTGCTCCTCCTCGGGGACATCCAGACCCAGACCGAGGAAGAGATGGGGTGGTTCCACGAGCGCTCCGTCCCCGACCTCCAGCAGACAGTGCGGGAGTTGGGTGACACGCACGTCTTCGGCATCTCCGACGGCGACATCATGTACGACCGTCTCGAACTGTATCCGGAGTACGAGCGCGGCGTGCAGCGGATCGGCGTCCCCTTCTTCCAGGTCATCGGGAACCACGACCTCGACATGGAAAGCCGTACGGACGAGGCCTCGACGGACACCTTCTCGCGCCACTTCGGGCCGCGCTACTACTCGTTCGACCGCGGCGCCGTGCACTACGTGGTGCTGGACGACGTGTTCTGGCACGGGAGCGGGTACCTCGGCTATCTGGACGCGGACGCGCTGACCTGGCTGGCGGCGGATCTGAACCGCGTCGAGGCGGGGGCGCCGGTCATCGTAGCGACGCACATCCCGGCGCTCGGGAGCAACCACGTTCGACGCGGCCTGACCTCGCCCGATCCGCCGGGCGCGATCATGAACCGCGACGCGCTGTACCGGCTGCTGGAGCCCTTCCAGGCGCACATCCTCACGGGACACACGCACGAACTCGAGCACGTCTTCGAGGCGGGGACGCACGAGCATGTGGCGGGCGCGATCTGCGGCGCCTGGTGGAGCGGACCGATCTGCTGGGACGGCGCCCCGAACGGCTATTGCGTCTACGAGGCCGCGGGCGAGGAAATCTCGTGGCGCTACAAGTCCACGGGATTCCAGGCGGCCCACCAGATGCGGATCTACGCGCCGGGGACCGATCCCTCCGCGCCGGACGAGATCGTGGCGAACGTGTGGGACTGGGACCCCGAGTGGACCGTGCGCTGGTTCGCCGATGGCGATCCCCGCGGCCTCATGGCCCGGCGGCCGGGACGCGACCCGCTGAGCGTCGAGCTTCACTCCGGCGACGACCTGCCCCCGCATCGTCCGTGGGTCGAGCCCCGCATCACCAACCACATGTTCTACGCGCCCGTCGAACCCGGTGTGGCGGAGGTGCGCGTGGAGGCCACGGACCGCTTCGGCCGCCCCTATTCCGAGGCCCTGCGTCTCCCCTAG
- a CDS encoding PD-(D/E)XK nuclease family protein, whose translation MTLNVVRAPAAAPLWEGCVDRFLAQAASSAEAGAGAGAWIWLNHRSLRDLLFEAAHERGLPGWLDPPVTLFGELTDRFGIREKSVGLLTRRRLVSRHAARLGQRILGREPGRGDGVIRGHMLDRLFGDLLPEGVPPDELERALARLGGDDFARRRNDWAVAVYRAYLAALEKRGFLDRRSVNARIAERIEAGGLAAAIGGARELHVYSIASPRTRRRMLEALSRQEEVDVHLYLPSESEPDRFFDELADRTEVIGVPRDGGEDGGGGAGAGAGPVTVQPVPDAAREMAWVARQVKEILAAGTAEPHRIAVVARSGRENTHRAYRALRRAGVSATARIRTPLDEVPALRALLLVLRGVGRNWDYRSLRALLAHPYFDTRVDLRSIDAIAALRRVVGLESWTGALEQLRPLVENKAREVRGRGLFLDRVEKDIEAFGALREVLDPLADARSEADWIDLTLALLREDRGVFRLRRRVCDPVEERWEVVRSDQRGILLLERLLREWRELDHPDDPLPPAGWHALLGKLLQANELVLSTPGQKGVQVLEAHDAALVPFAHTFVVHANDREFPRAGGATGVFTDTERRRLAALGLPLAHRDETLRRERGLWRAVTQQAGPVCISYRTTDAGGTPLLPSLMVPSHEDAAELPRIRRPSDELDPVTPAEADRRAAFAIHRALGVPDPTERPRIAPARPERVARAIVAAAAEIHRGPGLERYPGFLLPAPSPGPAMAVHPAFRPNPWNGHLRDPDVLRELERRFHDDYRWSAGQLEAYARSPFTFLVERVLWLEGVEEAEEETTPLTFGSVAHEILERFYAEFMGRLPVALEGSVEDRLAEISAEVCAERAEKGEWLGVASLWEQTREGIVAAVRNYIEWELGHMARKGECPIETEVGFGFDDERAMLAGTDIRGRAARLRICGRIDRLDRDAGGTGVFHVLDYKSGKPPPAPRFDDATALQGVLYAQVMADRGYAMGSCRYRSIRSPGSPLNGGLVRFGEERYDRALTMALSIPARVRAGCFEAVVSRKGDWWSWDPPREVRRSDAQIAEGHRFDDFGDDASG comes from the coding sequence GTGACTCTCAACGTAGTTCGAGCGCCGGCGGCGGCCCCGCTGTGGGAGGGGTGCGTCGACCGTTTTCTGGCACAGGCCGCCTCATCGGCCGAGGCGGGCGCGGGGGCTGGCGCGTGGATCTGGCTCAACCACCGGAGCCTGCGGGATCTCCTGTTCGAGGCCGCGCATGAACGCGGCCTCCCCGGCTGGCTCGATCCTCCCGTTACGCTGTTCGGAGAGCTGACCGACCGTTTCGGTATCCGGGAGAAGTCCGTCGGGCTCCTCACGCGCCGCCGGCTCGTGAGCCGGCACGCGGCGCGGCTGGGGCAGCGGATCCTCGGGCGGGAGCCCGGCCGCGGGGACGGCGTGATCCGCGGACACATGCTCGACCGGCTGTTCGGCGACCTGCTGCCGGAGGGCGTACCGCCGGACGAGTTGGAGCGGGCGCTGGCCCGGCTGGGCGGCGACGACTTCGCGCGCCGCCGCAACGACTGGGCTGTGGCCGTCTACCGCGCGTATCTCGCTGCGCTTGAGAAGCGCGGGTTCCTCGACCGGCGCTCGGTGAACGCCCGCATCGCGGAGCGGATCGAGGCGGGAGGACTGGCGGCGGCGATCGGCGGCGCCCGGGAATTGCACGTGTACAGCATCGCGAGCCCTCGAACGCGCCGACGCATGCTTGAGGCCCTCTCCCGTCAGGAGGAGGTGGACGTCCATCTCTACCTCCCGTCCGAATCGGAGCCTGACCGCTTCTTTGACGAACTCGCCGACCGGACCGAGGTGATCGGCGTCCCCCGCGATGGCGGCGAAGATGGTGGGGGCGGTGCCGGGGCCGGGGCCGGGCCGGTGACGGTACAGCCGGTTCCGGATGCCGCGCGGGAGATGGCCTGGGTGGCACGGCAGGTCAAGGAGATTCTCGCGGCGGGTACCGCGGAACCGCATCGGATCGCCGTCGTCGCGAGGTCGGGTCGCGAGAACACGCATCGCGCGTACCGGGCGCTGCGGCGGGCGGGCGTCTCCGCGACGGCTCGCATCCGGACGCCGCTGGACGAGGTCCCGGCGCTCAGAGCGCTCCTCCTCGTGCTGCGGGGCGTCGGGCGGAACTGGGACTACCGGTCTCTGCGCGCCCTCCTCGCGCACCCCTACTTCGACACCCGCGTCGATCTGCGCAGCATCGACGCCATCGCGGCGCTCCGGCGCGTGGTGGGGCTCGAGAGCTGGACCGGTGCCCTCGAGCAGTTGCGTCCGCTCGTCGAGAACAAGGCGCGCGAGGTCCGCGGACGGGGGCTCTTCCTCGATCGTGTGGAGAAGGACATCGAGGCCTTTGGCGCCTTGCGGGAGGTGCTCGATCCGCTCGCCGACGCCCGCTCCGAGGCGGACTGGATCGATCTCACGCTCGCGCTCCTCAGGGAGGATCGCGGCGTGTTCCGGCTGAGGCGCCGCGTGTGCGACCCGGTCGAGGAACGGTGGGAGGTCGTGCGCTCCGACCAGCGCGGAATCCTTCTCCTGGAACGACTGCTGCGGGAGTGGAGGGAGCTCGACCACCCGGACGACCCGCTCCCACCGGCGGGGTGGCACGCGCTGCTCGGCAAGCTGTTGCAGGCGAACGAACTCGTCCTCTCGACTCCCGGGCAGAAGGGCGTCCAGGTGCTGGAGGCGCACGACGCGGCGCTCGTGCCCTTCGCCCATACCTTCGTCGTGCATGCGAACGACCGCGAGTTCCCCCGCGCCGGGGGCGCCACGGGCGTGTTCACGGACACGGAGCGCCGCCGCCTCGCAGCTCTCGGGTTGCCGCTGGCCCACCGGGACGAGACGCTGCGCCGCGAGCGGGGCCTATGGCGCGCGGTCACGCAGCAGGCCGGCCCGGTCTGCATCAGCTACCGCACCACGGACGCGGGCGGCACGCCGCTCCTTCCGTCGCTCATGGTCCCGAGTCACGAGGACGCCGCTGAGCTGCCCCGGATCCGTCGCCCCTCGGACGAGCTCGACCCCGTGACCCCGGCCGAGGCGGACCGGCGGGCCGCCTTCGCGATCCACAGGGCTCTCGGGGTTCCGGACCCGACGGAACGGCCGCGAATCGCGCCCGCCCGCCCGGAACGCGTCGCGCGTGCGATCGTGGCGGCGGCGGCCGAGATCCACCGCGGTCCGGGACTCGAGCGCTATCCCGGATTCCTCCTTCCGGCGCCATCGCCGGGCCCGGCGATGGCCGTGCACCCGGCCTTTCGGCCGAATCCATGGAACGGCCACCTGCGCGATCCGGATGTGCTCCGGGAACTGGAGCGCCGCTTCCACGACGACTATCGATGGTCCGCCGGCCAACTCGAGGCCTACGCCCGGTCTCCCTTCACCTTTCTCGTCGAACGCGTGCTCTGGCTGGAAGGCGTGGAGGAGGCGGAGGAGGAGACGACGCCCCTCACCTTCGGCAGCGTCGCGCATGAGATCCTCGAACGCTTCTACGCCGAGTTCATGGGGAGGCTTCCCGTCGCCCTGGAGGGGTCGGTCGAGGACCGCCTCGCGGAGATCTCCGCTGAAGTCTGTGCCGAGCGCGCGGAGAAGGGGGAGTGGCTCGGCGTCGCCAGCCTGTGGGAGCAGACCCGGGAGGGGATCGTCGCCGCCGTCCGCAACTACATCGAGTGGGAACTCGGACACATGGCCAGGAAGGGCGAGTGTCCCATCGAGACCGAGGTCGGGTTCGGCTTCGACGACGAGCGTGCGATGCTCGCGGGCACCGACATCCGCGGCCGCGCGGCCCGCCTGCGCATCTGCGGCCGCATCGACCGGCTCGACCGGGACGCGGGCGGGACCGGGGTATTTCACGTCCTCGACTACAAGAGCGGCAAGCCCCCGCCGGCGCCGAGATTCGATGACGCGACCGCCCTGCAGGGGGTGCTCTACGCGCAGGTGATGGCCGACCGGGGCTACGCGATGGGCAGCTGCCGGTACCGGTCCATCAGGAGTCCCGGGAGTCCTCTCAACGGAGGGCTGGTCAGATTCGGAGAGGAACGGTACGACCGGGCGCTCACAATGGCGCTCTCCATCCCCGCCCGCGTGCGGGCCGGGTGCTTCGAGGCGGTCGTCTCGCGGAAGGGGGACTGGTGGTCCTGGGATCCGCCTCGCGAGGTGCGCCGCAGCGACGCCCAGATCGCCGAGGGCCACCGCTTCGACGACTTCGGGGACGACGCCAGTGGCTGA
- a CDS encoding N,N-dimethylformamidase beta subunit family domain-containing protein, with protein sequence MTQPRPRFRPSFLAFTTSAALLATACAPPRMTMEEACSNPANEIVAENCLEGHPATEWDINGYGDPSIQGFGTDIAINRGETIEFKIDTDSPDYRIDIYRMGYYGGMGARRVDSFEPAARLPQIQPDCLRSPIPVLAEGGGIEEWPAPLVDCGNWAVSASWQAPEDATSGIYFARLVREDPIDGWVKNDEFEATPLPPTGEDSLWEAPGFHAVMRNPLREARASHIYFVVRDDDGESDLLFQTSDLNWQAYNRYGGHSVYGRLNPERLRLHGGPPRAPKVSYNRPFETRHYRAVNMVFNSEYPMVRWLERNGYDVSYSSGIDTDRRGEELLEHKVFLSVGHDEYWTGQQRRNVEAARAAGVHLGFFGSNDVFWKVRWEPSIDGSEQPYRTFVTYKETQNHRKLDPVEWTGLFRDHRSINPEGPWPENALTGTLFTVNAWRNDPLMVDAEFADLRFWRNTEVARLQLGERYVSIKGILGHEWDSDIDNGFRPPGLFRLSATTIDNLQYCVHPGRGCETGSATHNATMYRHESGALVFDTGTLQWPWGLDAHHDTETGVPPERQNGMDTRVGVDPNGPDLVLQQATLNVFADMGVQPATLQPDLVPATASTDEVPPTSSFEAPSGPDPESGMMTIMGTASDAGGGVVAAVEVSLDGGMTWRPARGRANWSYAWDPDATDGEVSILSRAVDDSGNLETPGEDG encoded by the coding sequence ATGACCCAGCCACGCCCGCGCTTCCGTCCGTCCTTCCTCGCCTTCACCACTTCGGCCGCACTCCTCGCGACCGCCTGCGCGCCTCCGCGGATGACGATGGAGGAGGCGTGTTCGAATCCCGCCAACGAGATCGTGGCGGAGAACTGCCTCGAGGGGCACCCGGCCACCGAATGGGACATCAACGGCTACGGCGATCCCAGCATCCAGGGGTTCGGGACCGACATCGCGATCAACCGCGGCGAGACGATCGAGTTCAAGATCGACACAGACTCCCCTGACTACCGGATCGACATCTACCGGATGGGCTACTACGGCGGCATGGGTGCGCGCCGTGTCGACTCGTTCGAGCCCGCCGCGAGGCTGCCCCAGATCCAGCCCGACTGTCTGCGGAGTCCGATCCCGGTGCTGGCCGAGGGTGGCGGAATCGAGGAGTGGCCCGCGCCGCTGGTGGACTGCGGGAACTGGGCCGTATCGGCCTCCTGGCAGGCTCCGGAGGACGCGACCTCGGGCATCTACTTCGCCCGCCTCGTGCGCGAGGACCCGATCGACGGCTGGGTGAAGAACGACGAGTTCGAGGCCACGCCGCTCCCGCCGACCGGCGAGGATTCGCTGTGGGAGGCGCCGGGCTTCCACGCCGTGATGCGGAACCCGCTGCGCGAGGCGCGCGCCAGCCATATCTACTTCGTGGTGCGGGACGACGACGGCGAGTCCGATCTGCTCTTCCAGACCTCGGACCTCAACTGGCAGGCGTACAACCGCTACGGGGGCCACAGCGTGTACGGGCGGCTGAACCCCGAGCGTCTCAGGCTCCACGGAGGACCCCCGCGCGCGCCGAAGGTGAGCTACAACCGTCCCTTCGAGACGCGGCACTACCGCGCCGTGAACATGGTGTTCAACTCCGAGTACCCGATGGTCCGCTGGCTGGAGCGCAACGGCTACGACGTGAGCTACTCGTCGGGAATCGACACGGATCGGCGCGGCGAGGAACTGCTGGAGCACAAGGTCTTCCTCTCCGTCGGACACGACGAGTACTGGACGGGCCAACAGCGGCGCAACGTGGAGGCCGCGCGCGCGGCCGGCGTACACCTCGGCTTCTTCGGTTCGAACGATGTCTTCTGGAAGGTGCGCTGGGAGCCGAGCATCGATGGATCGGAGCAGCCGTACCGGACCTTCGTCACCTACAAGGAGACGCAGAACCACCGGAAACTTGATCCGGTCGAATGGACGGGATTGTTCCGCGATCACCGTTCGATCAACCCGGAGGGTCCGTGGCCGGAGAACGCACTCACGGGGACGCTGTTCACGGTGAACGCGTGGCGGAACGATCCGCTCATGGTCGACGCCGAGTTCGCCGACCTGAGGTTCTGGCGCAACACGGAGGTCGCGCGGCTGCAGCTCGGCGAGCGGTACGTGTCGATCAAGGGGATCCTCGGCCACGAGTGGGACTCGGACATCGACAACGGGTTCCGCCCGCCGGGGCTCTTCCGCCTCTCCGCGACGACGATCGACAACCTGCAGTACTGCGTCCATCCCGGGCGGGGGTGCGAAACGGGCTCGGCCACGCACAACGCGACCATGTACCGGCATGAGAGCGGCGCACTCGTCTTCGACACGGGGACGCTGCAGTGGCCGTGGGGACTCGACGCACACCACGACACGGAGACGGGCGTCCCCCCCGAGCGTCAGAACGGCATGGACACGCGGGTCGGCGTCGATCCGAACGGCCCGGACCTCGTCCTTCAGCAGGCGACGCTCAACGTGTTCGCGGACATGGGCGTGCAACCCGCCACCCTGCAGCCGGATCTCGTGCCGGCCACGGCTTCGACCGATGAGGTGCCGCCGACCTCCTCGTTTGAGGCGCCCTCGGGGCCCGATCCGGAGAGCGGCATGATGACGATCATGGGGACGGCGTCAGACGCCGGGGGTGGCGTCGTGGCGGCGGTCGAGGTGTCGCTGGACGGAGGGATGACGTGGCGCCCGGCCCGCGGCCGCGCGAACTGGAGCTACGCGTGGGATCCGGATGCGACGGACGGCGAGGTGTCGATCCTGAGCCGCGCCGTAGACGACAGCGGCAACCTGGAGACCCCGGGCGAGGACGGCTGA
- a CDS encoding adenosine deaminase: MPNLNEVIRSTPKAELHIHVEGSLEPGMMFDLARRNGVPLPYGSVEEVRRAYSFGNLQEFLDLYYEGMNVLRTEEDFFDLADGYLRRAAVDGVVQVEMFFDPQAHTGRGVPLVTLMDGLERAIVRSRERGVSVSLILCFLRHLTEREAFETLEAAEPWRDRLLGVGLDSSEVGHPPSKFARVFEAARDMGLRLVAHAGEEGPPEYVWEALDILGAERIDHGNRALEDDALVARLRDDRIPLTVCPLSNLELRVVEDLAAHPIKRMLDLGLLATVNSDDPAYFGGYINDNFRRVAAAVGLTADDIETLARNSLEASFVA; the protein is encoded by the coding sequence ATGCCGAACCTGAACGAAGTCATCCGGAGCACGCCCAAGGCGGAACTCCACATCCACGTCGAAGGCTCGCTGGAGCCCGGAATGATGTTCGACCTCGCCCGCCGGAACGGCGTGCCGCTCCCCTACGGCAGCGTCGAGGAGGTCCGCCGGGCCTACTCGTTCGGCAACCTCCAGGAGTTTCTCGACCTCTACTACGAGGGGATGAACGTCCTCCGGACCGAGGAGGATTTCTTCGATCTCGCCGACGGCTACCTGCGGCGGGCGGCTGTGGACGGTGTCGTCCAAGTCGAGATGTTCTTCGATCCGCAGGCCCACACCGGACGCGGCGTGCCGCTGGTGACGCTGATGGACGGGCTCGAGCGGGCCATCGTCCGCTCACGGGAGCGGGGCGTGAGCGTCTCCCTCATCCTCTGTTTCCTGAGACACCTCACCGAGAGGGAAGCGTTCGAGACGCTCGAGGCCGCGGAACCCTGGCGGGACCGGCTCCTCGGCGTGGGTCTCGACTCGAGCGAAGTCGGACACCCGCCCTCGAAGTTCGCGCGCGTGTTCGAGGCGGCGCGTGACATGGGCCTCCGGCTCGTCGCCCACGCGGGGGAGGAGGGTCCGCCGGAGTACGTATGGGAGGCGCTCGACATCCTCGGCGCGGAGCGCATCGACCACGGCAACCGGGCCCTCGAGGACGACGCCCTGGTCGCCCGACTGCGCGACGACCGCATCCCGCTCACGGTATGCCCGCTGTCGAACCTCGAACTCCGCGTCGTGGAGGACCTCGCCGCCCACCCGATCAAGCGCATGCTGGACCTCGGCCTCCTCGCGACCGTGAACTCCGACGACCCGGCCTACTTCGGCGGCTACATCAACGACAACTTCCGCCGGGTCGCCGCGGCCGTCGGCCTCACTGCCGACGACATCGAAACGCTCGCCCGCAACTCCCTTGAAGCCTCGTTCGTCGCTTGA